GCAGCTGCAAATACGACTTCACGTGGTCGATCTCGAATTTGAGCGGGACGAGCGTTTCGTTCGTATTCATGCTGTAGCGCATCATTTTGGCGAGCGAGGACAGCAAGGAATAAATTTTCGGCGCATCGTGCTGCAGCGCGAGCGTGCCGATCGACTGCAAGGAATTGTACAAAAAATGCGGGTTGATCTGGGCTTGCAGCGCTTTGAGCTGATTCGTCTTGTTGGCGATGTCGAGCTTGTATTCGCGCATGATCAAATTGTTGATCGTCTGCATCATCTGCCGGAACCGTCTGGCCAAAATGCCGATCTCGTCGTTTGAAGTCACCTTAATGTCGACCTGCATATTGCCGGACTGAATTTGGCTGATGTAGCGAAGCAAATTTTTAATCGGCTGCGTAAAACGGAACGAAATATACAGCGTTGCGCCGATGACGAGCCCAAGGAAGATGACAAACACCGTCGAGTTGAGCTGGGTTACTTCGCGGGCGTTATGGTACAGTACCTCGTTCGGTATGCTTTTTACGAGCACCCAGTCCATATATGGAGTTTGCATCCTTTCAAATATATGGACGCCTTGGAACTCCGGTTTGTTCCATTCGAACGTGCCGTTGGATTCGGTCATTTCGAGCAGATAAGGCACCCACATTTTTGGCAGCGGCTTCCCCCAGACGCTGGGGTCAGGTCCATAGATGACGCGGCCGCTGCGGTCCAATATGTACAGCTCCTCCTGATTCCGGTCGTACAGCTGCTCGCAAATCGAGCGGATCACCTCGATATTGATGTCGATGGACAAAGTCCCCAGCTCCCGCTGGGTCACTACATTAAAAATAGATCGGTGCATAGACACGACAACGCTCGGGGGAACATAAAAACTGCTCCCGACTCCGTACGAATGGCTGATATGGGTAGGCTCGAGAGACACGCCGCCCTTGTGTACGTTCGGGATAAAGGCCGGGTCGGGCGGCGCGTTTCTTCCGGGCTGTCCGTGCACAAACAGATGTGAACGGCCCGCAGCCGCAATGTACAAATAGATTTGGTGAATATCGCGCACGCTATTGGATATCGACTGCAGCGCGCGGTAAACTTCATTTTTTACCATAAAATCGTCGCTGCC
The window above is part of the Paenibacillus hamazuiensis genome. Proteins encoded here:
- a CDS encoding cache domain-containing sensor histidine kinase translates to MIRNSIRGKLILFLLGATILPIVSSIVITYYFTKQNVSQETIRSNSNLIYQGKTNIVTYLNIIEQTSLAVYKDQDLYSILETGGSDDFMVKNEVYRALQSISNSVRDIHQIYLYIAAAGRSHLFVHGQPGRNAPPDPAFIPNVHKGGVSLEPTHISHSYGVGSSFYVPPSVVVSMHRSIFNVVTQRELGTLSIDINIEVIRSICEQLYDRNQEELYILDRSGRVIYGPDPSVWGKPLPKMWVPYLLEMTESNGTFEWNKPEFQGVHIFERMQTPYMDWVLVKSIPNEVLYHNAREVTQLNSTVFVIFLGLVIGATLYISFRFTQPIKNLLRYISQIQSGNMQVDIKVTSNDEIGILARRFRQMMQTINNLIMREYKLDIANKTNQLKALQAQINPHFLYNSLQSIGTLALQHDAPKIYSLLSSLAKMMRYSMNTNETLVPLKFEIDHVKSYLQLQMQRFENELSVTFDIDPQTLSTEVPKMILQPLVENYFKHGFDPREKTGELKIASSFADEAFLQITVEDNGRGMEPEQLEDLQNRLMRDEYPGEAVSGSIGLVNVKSRLALYYEGQSRIELERREPSGLKVTLAIPLSREEDMQ